The sequence AGTTGTATAATATACTTATTTCAATCTTATTtactctttaattaattaaaatgtatttggtttcaatttaattttgctGTTCAAATTGGTTAGTCGTTTAGTATTACAATATGTTTTACGATATAAGTGACAATTACACAAATTAAGGAGTATatgaagtaaaaagaaaaaactaaaggGTTAGGcaaaactcaatttattttgaatttgagttttaaataaataacgctaataaaagagataaataaaaattcactaTTCATGGTAAGTTAAGTATATTGTTGTTTTCAGTATCGTGGTAggatagaaaaatatttgtcaaaaaaaaattaaaattattacggcttttatatataaacatatgctcatacaaaacttaaaaaaggaatcataatatatattttttcatttgattaattatttcaaatcaaaacgATCAGAGTCCCATCCTCTTTTAATTCTCCTTCCTTAGTATCACCcgtctctctcctctctctatCTCTGCCTTCTCTCACTTGCCTCTttacaatattaataaaaatggtAATAATCAATGACATGAATATAAATGGTAAGTACACATAAATACAATACACAAGACTAAAGATGAATACAAATTCACATGAATACAACTACCATTTGTTACGAATCACAACTATAATTCAATTGTATTCGTTGATACAATTGTATTCGTTGATacaaattatattcattaatatgcttgacaaaattgatttgcATCAATTGCACACAATAATCTTGACACAATTGTATTCACAAATTTCAAATCAATTATATTCGTGGTACAATTATCAGCTAGATATACAATTATCAATCAAATATACAAATCATTTGTATCTATCCCGCCTCATTCCTCTTTCTCCCAAATCTCATTTGTATTTCTCCTCCCTTTTTCAATATCGCTCGTCTCCCTCCTTCAGCAGTGAAAGTACGATTGATTCCGTCGATCGAACGCCTCAATCGAATCACTGTTCGCGACCCAGGATTCCAAAGAGCGGAGCTAAGCGAGGGGCATAGCGATACAGTGTTCATACTCGAGTTGCTCAAATCCAGTAGGAATATCAGGAATAGTAGGATCTAGTAGGAGCTTGCCTTGGAATGCAGTGAGGGAGCAAGAGCTTCTCAGCCCCCTAACCTTTCTCATaactagttttttttaaaaaatacaaatcaatTATAGCAGTGATACAATTATCGATTAGATGTACAAATCAATTAtgtctctctcctctctctctcccaaatctcgTTCGTCTTCCTCCTCCGTTAAATACATAGCTATGAAtgataataaaagttaaaaccaactataactaaaaaaagcctaattatatttcaaagtcttagttatttttgaaattttctcatatttaataaactaatgtTTGTGggtatatattatgataatatttacTTAGTTACATATTAAAGGAAAATTATCTTCCATTATATTTCAAAGTCTTTGTccatgttttcttgtttttggagaaacttgaCAAGCCAAAGACAGGAGGAACCCATGGCTAGGAGCATCTCATACATCACAGGCTCTCAGCTTCTCTCTCTCAAACGCCGTCCAAATATCGCCATCGTTGACGTCAGGTCATTACAAAGCTCAATTTTCACTTACATAATTTTCCAGATCTCTCTGTTGTATATTTCTGCAAAACCCCATATTGATTTTCTTGCTTCGAATTTGCAGGGATGATGAGAGGAGCTACGATGGGCACATAGCTGGGTCGCTTCACTTTGCCAGTGATACTTTTCTTGATAAAATACCCAGTCTTATTCAAGCTGCAAATGGCAAAGATACCCTTGTTTTCCATTGTGCTCTTAGCCAGGTTTGAATCTTGTTTAGTACTTCTTTTTACTCACTTTTTGATGTTTGTATATCTATTTTCTATTTCCTTAATTGGGTATTTCTGTTTTTGGTTAAAGATTCTATAGTTTGCTGCACAGAGTGTTTTGTTTATCTGCTGTTAATGCATTTCTTTGTGAAGCTGCCCTGGACTAATCTTGTTTCCTAATCTGTTGGAGTGGGTTAGAGTCCCACATTAGGGTGTAAATGGACTAGTGATCTGTTTATATGGATTTGACAATCCTTCCCTCTTGAGCTATATTTTGAGATTGGGTTAGAGTGTCATATCTTTACATGATATCAGGGTCAAGTCCATCCTTGTATGAGTTTGGTAGGGGGTTGTTAGAGTAAGTTAGCGTCCCACGTTAGTTGGATAATGTACTGGTGATCCTCCCCacttgagctagcttttgggttgagttaggcttttgaattttgaattagtCA comes from Solanum pennellii chromosome 1, SPENNV200 and encodes:
- the LOC107007814 gene encoding dual specificity phosphatase Cdc25, whose translation is MFSCFWRNLTSQRQEEPMARSISYITGSQLLSLKRRPNIAIVDVRDDERSYDGHIAGSLHFASDTFLDKIPSLIQAANGKDTLVFHCALSQVRGPKCARRLAEYLAESKDDVGIKNIMVLERGFNGWESSGRPVCRCAEVYCKGHTEPA